GTATTTTGTAAAACTAAAGCAGAAATGCCATTATCTGGCATCAGAGCCACTACACTGAAGGCCTAGTCCTAACTGCACATTTACAATGCAAAGtaattctggttttgttctaATAGTATATTCTAAGTCATCCATACTTCAGAGATCTTCTAGAAAGCCACAGGATCAAAAAAAGTGTCAACAgttcatttatttgtttctcttcaaAGAATTGTTTTGGATGTCTCTTTACTGTTTGCTGAAGGCTGACTTGAACTAGATCTggtgcctttttctttttcttggtgAGCATCTGGATTTTGTTTACTAAGTTTAACTTTTTGTTGTGCACCAAATAACAGGGACCACAATGGACTTTTACAGTTGCCCTTTCAGGACCTGACCACAATTTTTAAGTATATAATAAGAGACAGAGAAGTTAAAAGATTTACATATTTAATACAGCAACCAAAATGTGAAAAGGTTCCTTACCTGCTTTGAGAAGTGTTAATCATGGTTTTCCCATTTTAAAGTACTGGTATTGGGAAACTCAAGCACAGTCACTTCCGCCAGCTTAAACCCAGTGGGATTTCTGTAAacctctgcagaaagcagaattctggtgccagctgggcagAACCTGAGCAGGTTTTTGAACAGAGGTTGTAGAAATCTAGGGAAAGGACTGGTAAAAATTGGTGTCCAACAAAACTTCATTGTCATCGCTGTCCTTGTAAGCGTATTATCAGCAAAAGGAAAGTCAATCCAAGAACTGCATTTGACAGCATTTTGGGAATTAGTTTCTTCAACATATCAGTGCAGTAGTTTTAGTGAATGTCTCTAGCAAGTCTTGTACTTTTACAGAAGCAAAGGTCCAGTAATTTGAAGTCTTACTACATCTTCACTTTTATTATGACTACTCTAGgtgtttttataatttttactGACACTCAGTAACTGTATAATTGTGTACAACATGTTGATGAAATTGTTAGAGAATACATAGAAAGCACTGCAGCTGAAGCATATAAAGTTAATATTGTTTACAGCATACTGTGGACAGTGCCAAATAAATGTTTAAACAAATACTTAAGTACACTTCATGGTGTAACTAGTAACTGTACACAGATTCATAACAAATGACATCAATCATGTGTAATCaatattcttaaataaaatatttataattgaACTTCTCCAGGGCTTTTCATTTTACACCCAGTACATGCCTAAACTGAACCAGTAGTGCATATTAAATACATTCTGATAAAGATAAACCTCCAAAATCACAGTGTACCTGTACAGCCCACTGTATTTTGCTGCCATGGTGTTTATGCCAAGGAATATTTGGATTTCTTTTAATATTGCTGTGCTACACAGTGTCAGCCAAAACTCACAGAACCCCATCAGGAAAAGTATAACATGAGAAATAGTAATCCAGGGTTACCCCGTGCACTTAAATGGCAATTTTACTTAACTGCCTTTGCTTATCTGCCAAGAAACAGAGATTTCACTTCACATGTGgaagaaataaggaaagaaCACTCCAGATCATTGGTGAGAGTCAGTTTATTTGCCAGTTTCAAATGAAGTTAGAACTAGAAGAGGGGTGTAAGGAATTCTCTTGCTTCTGACAATTCAAAAAATGCGTTACGTGTTAGAAGTGATAGGTTTGGTTCTTTCTTGGGTTTAAATTCCTTGTTTCTACTGAAgttttggaaaaggagaaatcatGCCAGTACCATGGAGTAAGACCACAATCCTTCATGGAGACGAGTGCCGCTTTTCCCATTCCAATGAAGAATGGCAATTTCTGTAAGAGGCCCCTGAAATATTGTCCCACCCTTTAACCTAGCAGCTGAGCTGCCGTTTCTTGCAGCACTCACCCTTGTTTTGCCCAGTTCCACTCCCATCCTGGAGGACCCTCCTGAGGCCAGTTCAGCCCACACACCCCCCCAGTTCCCTCAACTGCATTAACATGGGAGCATGTCCCTCTCTACACCATATGGATGTACCAGACCAGTTTTAATTTCCAGAGGCTTCCTAGCCAACCTGAAATCAGCTAAAAGAAACACTGAGTTTGAAGTGAGGatgctctggcagctcctgcatttCATTTCAAGAGCTTTTTCACGTTTCCTAACAACCAGAGGCCAACTGAAACAAAAGCCAGGGTCAGCCCCAGTAATTTGGCCTCCTACAGCATATTTCAAGGACAGTTCAGGCTTGGAATGCTATGACATTACTGAATCCAACATGGAACAGGCACTCCTCACACCATACACAAGCTGCAAGACCTTTAATCCAGTGGGCTGTGTTTTACCACTGGGACTTTCTACACTGGGCGCACTTACAGCAGGCTTTGCACAGGAAAAGGACAGAGATGTGTAGTTTGGTACTTAAACCTCATGGAACAATAAGCACACTGAACATGCAACATGGAAAATCATGATCTGTGTCACACAAGTTCTCCAAATATTTGAGTAAATTTCTCTCTGTCCACAATTTGGCCATACTTAATTGTAAAATACAAAGTATCTGTACTGTTATACCGTTTGAACTGGTGAAGTAGCTCATTCTTGCTATCTCCAACTTCATCCAAAGTCACCACTGTCTCTATGGGACAGTAAATATCATTACGTCTTCCCCAAAATGTCAAGTGGGCCACTCTGACAGTTTGTCCCGTTTCACTTAAGTAGATTAATCCAATAATTCTTCTGAAAAAGTAGCTCATACCATACAACATTGCCCCAGCAAAGACAGCGATGCCAGTTGTATAGAAGAGGATATTCTGAGACACCTGGTCCTGCAGGTAGAGGTAGCAGATGGGAGGCAGCATGATCATGGAGGTGGCAGTCTGCAACAGCTTCAGTCTCGACAGGACCCTGCAGTATTTTATCCCTGGGAACCTGTAGACCAGTTTGAACTCTTCTGTGCTCCCATCCACAGCCTTCTGTTGgaccacagcagcaggggccgagtgggacagacacacagacagctCTCGTGGTCTCCTGAGGTAATTACTGACACCATGAGCTCGCTGGGTTTGTGACTGCAGACACTCCCACGAGCCAAAAATCCGGGGCAGGCTGGAATCTTCCCTTCTCCATGACCTTGTCCAGAGCTCCTTCTGCAGACATCTCCCAAAAGCTGGTGCCGTGCAGACTTTAGTCCTAACTGTGCAGAGCCAAGCCTGTAAGGTAAGAGTCCCACAGATCATCATTTGAGTCCACTTCAAAACCCAATCAGTGAGATCAGAGTTGGTTTCTCGGGCACCTACAGACAGCAAAGCACAAGCCCCAGCTCGCTGTAACCTTAAACCTGTGTTCTGGCAGGAAACTGGTGTTTGTGCTCGCATCTCTCCCTGCAGACCGAGAGGGCAAACTTTGCTAACATAAAGTGAGCTCATCAGTGAGCCTtgcacagcccccagcctcTCGCTGTCCGAGCAATATAACAGAGAAAGCTGCGAAATCGGCGACTCGTTGAATAACCGCTTGAACAGCAATTTTAGGGAAACAGAGAAGTGGAGAAAGCACGGTAAAGGGGAGGAGAGCGCGCTAGGCCGAAGAcgggagcagaggctgggaaggcGCAGAACtgagagggaaaggcaggaagggaaaCGCCATGCTGCAACACGCGTCTGTGCAGGACACGCCACCGAGCGGCCCGAGAGGCGCTGGGGatagggaaagggaaggagctagggaaaggagagaaggagacaggggaaagggggaaggaggggaatgGGGAACAGCCCGCCCGGCAATCCCGGCTCTCaccgccgcccccccccccccccccccccccccccccccccccccccccccccccccccccccccccccccccccccccccccccccccccccccccccccccccccccccccccccccccccccccccccccccccccccccccccccccccccccccccccccccccccccccccccccccccccccccccccccccccccccccccccccccccccccccccccccccccccccccccccccccccccccccccccccccccccccccccccccccccccccccccccccccccccccccccccccccccccccccccccccccccccccccccccccccccccccccccccccccccccccccccccccccccccccccccccccccccccccccccccccccccccccccccccccccccccccccccccccccccccccccccccccccccccccccccccccccccccccccccccccccccccccccccccccccccccccccccccccccccccccccccccccccccccccccccccccccccccccccccccccccccccccccccccccccccccccccccccccccccccccccccccccccccccccccccccccccccccccccccccccccccccccccccccccccccccccccccccccccccccccccccccccccccccccccccccccccccccccccccccccccccccccccccccccccccccccccccccccccccccccccccccccccccccccccccccccccccccccccccccccccccccccccccccccccccccccccccccccccccccccccccccc
This genomic stretch from Ficedula albicollis isolate OC2 chromosome 14, FicAlb1.5, whole genome shotgun sequence harbors:
- the TMEM186 gene encoding transmembrane protein 186, encoding MSSLYVSKVCPLGLQGEMRAQTPVSCQNTGLRLQRAGACALLSAWLCTVRTKVCTAPAFGRCLQKELWTRSWRREDSSLPRIFGSWECLQSQTQRAHGVSNYLRRPRELSVCLSHSAPAAVVQQKAVDGSTEEFKLVYRFPGIKYCRVLSRLKLLQTATSMIMLPPICYLYLQDQVSQNILFYTTGIAVFAGAMLYGMSYFFRRIIGLIYLSETGQTVRVAHLTFWGRRNDIYCPIETVVTLDEVGDSKNELLHQFKRYNSTDTLYFTIKYGQIVDREKFTQIFGELV